The Lentzea guizhouensis genome contains a region encoding:
- a CDS encoding glycoside hydrolase family 9 protein, protein MSRAAAVALAALLVVMTGPLVPASVAAPAFNYAEALQKSVWFYDAQRSGVLPRDNRVSWRADSAVRDGSDVGLDLSGGFYDAGDHVKFGLPFAFSMSMLAWGAVENRAAYAGSGQLPHLMANLRWGTDWIIKAHPSPNVVYGQVGAGNPDHAWWGSAEVMPMARPSYKVDASCPGSDLAGEYAAAMASASMVFRDTDPAYATTLLTHAKQLFTFADTYRGKYSSCITDAATFYNSWSGYQDELVWGAIWLHRATGDASYLTKAKTEYQKLGTEPQSTERSYKWTIAWDDKSYGAYVLMAKLTGEQSYIADANRWLDYWTTGYNGNRVRYSPGGQAVLDSWGSLRYAANTAFAALVYSDWLSTRDSARARTYHDFGVRQVNYALGDNPRNASYVVGFGANPPRNPHHRGAHGAWADTIQEPVTSRHVLYGALVGGPSTNNDAYTDSRSDYVMNEVALDYNAGFTGALARLYQEYGGTPLASFPVSETPDGPELTVQASVNQGAAQFTEVKAFVLNKSAWPARTFNGTLRYYFTLDGATTPSQLSVTTNYNQCGAASAPAQYRGAVWFVEIPCTGVAPAGQSAFRKEVQFRITSTGTWDPTNDWSYVGLGSGNTVVQTDRIVLRQDGRTVWGQEPGGGVVDEVAPSVPSGLTASGAGATSVSLSWTASTDNVGVSGYEVLSGGAVVGASASPSLVLTGLTPDTAYSLTVRARDAAGNVSAESAPVSVRTLPGTRSTLSVQHRGSGAARTSQVGATLQLTNLGAAVDLSGVTMRYWFTGESAAGYQVWCDWAQMGCANVRLRVVPVTARPGADAYLEVSFPSGSLASNARTGEIQVRVAKSDWSGFDQSDDHSYRVSSSLSDFDRVTAHSGGALAWGAQP, encoded by the coding sequence ATGTCGAGAGCTGCGGCAGTCGCGCTCGCCGCCCTGCTCGTGGTGATGACCGGCCCGCTGGTGCCGGCCTCGGTGGCCGCGCCCGCGTTCAACTACGCCGAGGCGCTGCAGAAGTCGGTGTGGTTCTACGACGCCCAGCGGTCAGGTGTCCTGCCGCGGGACAACCGGGTGAGCTGGCGGGCTGACTCCGCGGTGCGCGACGGTTCCGACGTCGGGCTGGACCTGTCCGGCGGTTTCTACGACGCCGGTGACCACGTGAAGTTCGGGCTGCCGTTCGCGTTCAGCATGTCGATGCTGGCCTGGGGAGCCGTGGAGAACCGCGCGGCCTACGCGGGCTCGGGGCAGCTGCCGCACCTGATGGCGAACCTGCGGTGGGGCACCGACTGGATCATCAAGGCGCACCCGTCGCCGAACGTCGTCTACGGGCAGGTCGGCGCGGGCAACCCCGACCACGCCTGGTGGGGATCGGCCGAGGTCATGCCGATGGCGCGGCCCTCGTACAAGGTGGACGCCTCCTGCCCCGGTTCCGACCTCGCCGGTGAGTACGCGGCGGCGATGGCGTCGGCCTCGATGGTCTTCCGCGACACCGACCCCGCCTACGCGACCACGCTGCTCACGCACGCCAAGCAGCTCTTCACGTTCGCGGACACCTACCGCGGCAAGTACAGCTCGTGCATCACGGACGCGGCGACCTTCTACAACTCGTGGAGCGGCTACCAGGACGAGCTGGTGTGGGGTGCGATCTGGCTGCACCGCGCGACCGGTGACGCGAGCTACCTGACCAAGGCGAAGACGGAGTACCAGAAGCTCGGCACCGAACCGCAGAGCACCGAGCGGTCCTACAAGTGGACCATCGCGTGGGACGACAAGTCCTACGGCGCGTACGTGCTGATGGCGAAGCTGACCGGCGAGCAGTCGTACATCGCCGACGCCAACCGCTGGCTGGACTACTGGACCACCGGCTACAACGGCAACCGGGTGCGCTACTCCCCCGGTGGCCAGGCGGTGCTCGACAGCTGGGGTTCGCTGCGTTATGCCGCGAACACCGCGTTCGCCGCGTTGGTGTACTCGGACTGGCTCTCCACTCGCGACAGTGCGCGCGCTCGCACCTACCACGACTTCGGCGTGCGGCAGGTCAACTACGCCTTGGGTGACAACCCGCGCAACGCGAGCTACGTCGTCGGCTTCGGCGCGAACCCGCCGCGCAACCCCCACCACCGCGGCGCGCACGGGGCGTGGGCCGACACCATCCAGGAACCGGTCACCAGCCGGCACGTGCTGTACGGCGCCCTGGTCGGCGGACCGAGCACGAACAACGACGCCTACACCGACAGCCGCAGCGACTACGTGATGAACGAGGTCGCGCTGGACTACAACGCGGGCTTCACCGGGGCGTTGGCGCGGCTGTACCAGGAGTACGGCGGCACGCCGCTGGCCTCGTTCCCGGTGTCGGAGACCCCGGACGGCCCCGAGCTGACCGTGCAGGCGTCGGTCAACCAGGGCGCCGCGCAGTTCACCGAGGTCAAGGCGTTCGTGCTGAACAAGAGCGCGTGGCCGGCGCGGACGTTCAACGGCACGCTGCGCTACTACTTCACGCTCGACGGCGCCACGACGCCGAGCCAGCTCAGCGTGACCACGAACTACAACCAGTGCGGTGCCGCCAGTGCTCCCGCGCAGTACCGCGGCGCGGTGTGGTTCGTCGAGATCCCGTGCACGGGGGTCGCTCCGGCGGGGCAGTCGGCGTTCCGCAAGGAGGTCCAGTTCCGGATCACCAGCACCGGCACGTGGGATCCGACCAACGACTGGTCGTACGTGGGGCTCGGCAGCGGCAACACCGTCGTGCAGACCGACCGGATCGTGCTGCGCCAGGACGGGCGCACGGTGTGGGGACAGGAACCCGGTGGTGGTGTTGTCGACGAGGTGGCGCCTTCTGTCCCGAGTGGACTGACGGCGTCCGGGGCCGGTGCCACGAGCGTGTCGCTGAGCTGGACCGCATCGACGGACAACGTGGGTGTCAGCGGGTACGAGGTGCTGTCCGGTGGTGCCGTGGTCGGTGCTTCCGCGTCGCCGAGCCTGGTGCTGACGGGCCTCACGCCCGACACGGCGTACTCGTTGACGGTGCGAGCGCGGGACGCCGCCGGAAACGTGTCGGCGGAGAGCGCGCCGGTCAGCGTGCGCACGTTGCCCGGCACGCGGAGCACGTTGTCGGTGCAGCACAGGGGTTCTGGGGCGGCTCGGACGAGTCAGGTAGGGGCGACGCTCCAGCTGACGAACCTCGGTGCCGCCGTCGACCTGAGCGGCGTGACGATGCGGTACTGGTTCACGGGTGAGTCCGCGGCCGGCTACCAGGTGTGGTGCGACTGGGCGCAGATGGGCTGCGCGAACGTGCGGCTGCGGGTCGTGCCGGTGACCGCGCGTCCTGGTGCCGACGCGTACCTCGAGGTGTCGTTCCCGTCCGGCAGTCTGGCGTCAAACGCGCGCACGGGCGAGATCCAGGTGCGGGTGGCGAAGTCGGACTGGTCCGGCTTCGACCAGTCCGACGACCACAGCTACCGGGTCAGCAGCTCGCTGTCCGACTTCGACCGGGTCACCGCCCACTCCGGCGGCGCACTGGCGTGGGGTGCGCAACCCTGA
- a CDS encoding ABC transporter substrate-binding protein, producing the protein MRHRWVSVLICAAVSATATTACGSGGAAQTADGKTELTIATFNEFGYEELFKEYEAAHSDIKITQRKTGQGQPHHQNLFTKLGAGSGLADIEGVEEGYLSQVMSKSGQFNDLKEIGPKVEDGRWLQWKTDAITSKDGKLIGYGTDIGPLAMCYRKDLFAQAGLPSDPEGVKALFATWDSYFAAGDQFIAKVPGVAWFDSAAQVYNAMHNQLETGYYDKSDKLVVDTNADIKKDWNTVTAAVAKGQSARLAAFSPEWNTGFKLGKFATKTCPSWMLGVVETQAGPENKGKWAVTDAFPNGGGNWGGSYLTVPKQSKNAQKAAELAAWLTAPEQQIKAFKAKGTFPSQVKALDAPELLEQTNAYFGDVKAGALFATQAKKIKAAQYKGPADGQIQETVFSPALQSVEQGKNSEEAWKAAVEGAQKAAK; encoded by the coding sequence GTGCGACACCGTTGGGTCAGCGTGCTGATCTGTGCCGCCGTGTCCGCCACCGCCACGACCGCGTGCGGGTCGGGCGGGGCCGCTCAGACCGCAGACGGCAAGACCGAGCTGACCATCGCCACGTTCAACGAGTTCGGGTACGAGGAGCTGTTCAAGGAGTACGAGGCAGCCCACTCGGACATCAAGATCACGCAGCGCAAGACAGGTCAGGGGCAGCCGCACCACCAGAACCTGTTCACCAAGCTCGGCGCCGGGTCCGGCCTCGCCGACATCGAAGGTGTCGAAGAGGGCTACCTCAGCCAGGTGATGTCGAAGTCCGGGCAGTTCAACGACCTCAAGGAGATCGGCCCCAAGGTCGAGGACGGTCGCTGGCTGCAGTGGAAGACCGACGCGATCACCAGCAAGGACGGCAAGCTCATCGGCTACGGCACGGACATCGGTCCGCTGGCCATGTGCTACCGCAAGGACCTGTTCGCGCAGGCCGGGCTGCCGTCCGACCCCGAGGGCGTGAAGGCGCTCTTCGCCACGTGGGACAGCTACTTCGCCGCCGGTGACCAGTTCATCGCGAAGGTCCCCGGCGTCGCCTGGTTCGACAGCGCGGCGCAGGTCTACAACGCGATGCACAACCAGCTGGAGACCGGCTACTACGACAAGTCCGACAAGCTCGTCGTGGACACCAACGCCGACATCAAGAAGGACTGGAACACCGTGACCGCGGCTGTCGCGAAGGGACAGTCGGCGCGGCTCGCGGCGTTCAGCCCCGAGTGGAACACGGGCTTCAAGCTCGGCAAGTTCGCCACCAAGACCTGCCCGTCGTGGATGCTCGGCGTGGTCGAGACCCAGGCCGGTCCCGAGAACAAGGGCAAGTGGGCGGTCACCGACGCGTTCCCGAACGGTGGCGGCAACTGGGGCGGCTCGTACCTGACCGTGCCGAAGCAGAGCAAGAACGCGCAGAAGGCCGCCGAGCTCGCCGCGTGGCTGACCGCGCCGGAGCAGCAGATCAAGGCGTTCAAGGCCAAGGGCACCTTCCCCAGCCAGGTCAAGGCGCTCGACGCGCCGGAGCTGCTGGAGCAGACCAACGCCTACTTCGGTGACGTCAAGGCCGGCGCGCTGTTCGCCACGCAGGCCAAGAAGATCAAGGCCGCGCAGTACAAGGGCCCGGCCGATGGTCAGATCCAGGAGACCGTGTTCAGCCCGGCACTGCAGTCGGTCGAGCAGGGCAAGAACTCCGAAGAGGCGTGGAAGGCCGCTGTCGAGGGCGCTCAGAAGGCGGCCAAGTAG
- a CDS encoding carbohydrate ABC transporter permease yields MTATLSKVDRGRAQEARPRPPRRYRMSHVDAKVSPYLFVAPFFVLFGAIGLFPLLYTAYVSLFDWEVGADEPLFIGLENYRTLFDDGQFWNALFNTFSIFLLSSVPQIIVAVVIAALLNANLRARTGWRMGVLLPYVASLVALTIIFGNLFGPQYGLVNDVLGLIGISPIDWQASTFGSHVAIASMVNWRWTGYNALIILAAMQAIPRDVYEAALVDGASALRRFFSITLPMLKPTLIFVIVTSTIGGLQIFTEPKLFEPSGGSGGGSEHQYQTVVLYLYQTAFQGLDLGYASAIAWTLFLVVIGVAVLNFFLTRRAVK; encoded by the coding sequence GTGACCGCCACTCTCTCCAAGGTGGACCGCGGGCGAGCACAGGAGGCTCGCCCGCGGCCTCCGCGGCGGTACCGGATGTCCCACGTGGACGCCAAGGTCTCGCCGTACCTGTTCGTCGCACCGTTCTTCGTGCTCTTCGGTGCCATCGGGCTGTTCCCGTTGCTGTACACGGCCTACGTCTCCCTGTTCGACTGGGAGGTGGGCGCCGACGAGCCGCTGTTCATCGGCCTCGAGAACTACCGGACGTTGTTCGACGACGGCCAGTTCTGGAACGCGCTGTTCAACACGTTCAGCATCTTCCTGCTCTCGAGCGTCCCGCAGATCATCGTCGCGGTCGTGATCGCCGCGCTGCTGAACGCCAACCTGCGCGCCCGCACCGGGTGGCGGATGGGCGTGCTGCTGCCCTACGTCGCGAGCCTCGTGGCGTTGACGATCATCTTCGGCAACCTGTTCGGCCCGCAGTACGGTCTGGTGAACGACGTGCTCGGCCTGATCGGCATCAGCCCGATCGACTGGCAGGCCAGCACCTTCGGCAGCCACGTCGCGATCGCGTCCATGGTCAACTGGCGGTGGACCGGGTACAACGCGCTGATCATCCTCGCCGCGATGCAGGCGATCCCGCGCGACGTGTACGAGGCGGCGCTGGTGGACGGCGCGAGCGCGTTGCGGCGGTTCTTCAGCATCACGCTCCCGATGCTGAAGCCCACGCTGATCTTCGTGATCGTCACCTCGACGATCGGCGGCCTGCAGATCTTCACCGAGCCCAAGCTGTTCGAGCCGTCGGGCGGCAGCGGCGGTGGCTCGGAGCACCAGTACCAGACCGTCGTGCTCTACCTGTACCAGACGGCCTTCCAGGGGCTCGACCTCGGTTACGCCTCCGCGATCGCGTGGACGCTGTTCCTGGTCGTGATCGGTGTCGCGGTCCTCAACTTCTTCCTCACCAGGAGGGCCGTCAAATGA
- a CDS encoding carbohydrate ABC transporter permease — protein MTKRPSFAIYGILAAFVLGSAFPFYWSFLVASRDNSVLTGDFTLVPGGNFWSNAVRVFDTVPFWKALGNSFIVSGTVTLSVVLLSTLAGFAFAKLRFRGRGVLFLFVVATLAVPTQLGIIPLYMAMAEFGWAGELEAVIVPNLVTAFGVFWMRQYLLDAIPDELVEAARMDGCSLWRTFWHVALPAARPAAAMLGVFTFMQSWNDFLWPLVVLNADNPTLQVALEKLQSGYYVDYSLVLAGTTLATVPVLIVFLVLGRQIVAGVMQGAVKG, from the coding sequence ATGACGAAGCGACCGTCCTTCGCGATCTACGGCATCCTCGCCGCGTTCGTGCTCGGCTCCGCTTTCCCGTTCTACTGGTCGTTCCTCGTCGCGAGCCGCGACAACTCGGTGCTGACCGGTGACTTCACGCTGGTCCCCGGCGGGAACTTCTGGTCGAACGCCGTGCGCGTGTTCGACACGGTCCCGTTCTGGAAGGCACTGGGCAACAGCTTCATCGTGTCCGGCACGGTGACGCTGTCGGTGGTGCTGCTCTCGACGCTGGCCGGGTTCGCGTTCGCCAAGCTGCGGTTCCGCGGCCGCGGCGTGCTGTTCCTGTTCGTCGTGGCGACGCTCGCGGTGCCGACCCAGCTCGGCATCATCCCGCTCTACATGGCGATGGCCGAGTTCGGCTGGGCCGGTGAGCTGGAAGCCGTGATCGTGCCGAACCTCGTCACCGCGTTCGGCGTGTTCTGGATGCGGCAGTACCTCCTCGACGCCATCCCCGACGAACTGGTCGAGGCGGCGCGGATGGACGGCTGCAGCCTGTGGCGCACGTTCTGGCACGTGGCGCTGCCCGCTGCCCGCCCGGCGGCCGCGATGCTGGGTGTGTTCACGTTCATGCAGTCCTGGAACGACTTCCTCTGGCCGCTCGTCGTGCTCAACGCCGACAACCCGACTCTCCAGGTCGCCCTGGAGAAGCTGCAGAGCGGCTACTACGTCGACTACTCGCTCGTGCTCGCCGGGACCACGCTCGCCACGGTTCCGGTTCTCATCGTGTTCCTCGTGCTCGGGCGGCAGATCGTCGCCGGTGTGATGCAGGGCGCCGTCAAGGGGTGA
- a CDS encoding GH1 family beta-glucosidase, with protein MENIVFPQGFLWGAATAAFQVEGATGMDGRTDSIWDAFCRVPGKVVGGDCGEPAADHYRRFEQDVAMMADLGLKAYRFSIAWPRVRPDGGEVNPKGLDFYQRLVDTLLAHDIVPWPTLYHWDLPQTLEEQGGWTSRETAYRFADYAAAAVEALGDRVGTWTTLNEPWCSAFLGYAAGVHAPGRTDPKAAVAAVHHLLLGHGLAADAIRAAQPESKVGITLNMYPIIPVDAGDPADLDVARRLDGLQQRIFLDPLLRGEYPADILADLEPYGIHEHIKDGDLDIISAPMDMLGVNYYSEHYVSASPNGSDSAPSPWVGVQHASFPRRDAPRTDMDWEVHPDGLTAVLLRLHHDYPRLPLYITENGAAFRDDFSVNGAIDDVDRTGFIASHLRAAHTAIEAGVDLRGYFCWSLLDNFEWAEGYAKRFGIVHVDYATQARTPKMSARWFSRVARDNALVAVS; from the coding sequence ATGGAGAACATTGTTTTCCCGCAGGGTTTTCTGTGGGGAGCCGCGACCGCGGCGTTCCAGGTTGAAGGCGCGACCGGCATGGACGGCCGCACCGACTCCATCTGGGACGCGTTCTGCCGGGTGCCCGGCAAGGTCGTCGGCGGCGACTGCGGCGAACCCGCAGCCGACCACTACCGGCGGTTCGAGCAGGACGTCGCCATGATGGCCGACCTCGGCCTGAAGGCCTACCGGTTCTCGATCGCGTGGCCGCGGGTGCGCCCGGACGGCGGCGAGGTGAACCCCAAGGGCCTGGACTTCTACCAGCGGCTCGTGGACACGTTGCTGGCGCACGACATCGTGCCGTGGCCGACGCTGTACCACTGGGACCTGCCGCAGACGCTGGAGGAGCAGGGCGGCTGGACGTCACGCGAGACCGCGTACCGGTTCGCCGACTACGCGGCGGCGGCCGTCGAGGCGCTCGGTGACCGGGTCGGCACCTGGACGACGTTGAACGAGCCGTGGTGCTCGGCGTTCCTCGGGTACGCGGCCGGCGTGCACGCGCCCGGCCGGACCGACCCGAAGGCCGCCGTCGCCGCGGTGCACCACCTGCTGCTCGGCCACGGGCTCGCCGCGGACGCCATCCGCGCCGCCCAGCCGGAGTCCAAGGTGGGCATCACGCTCAACATGTACCCGATCATCCCGGTGGACGCCGGTGACCCGGCGGACCTCGACGTCGCGCGCCGGCTCGACGGGCTGCAGCAGCGGATCTTCCTGGACCCGTTGCTGCGCGGCGAGTACCCGGCCGACATCCTCGCGGACCTCGAACCGTACGGGATCCACGAGCACATCAAGGACGGCGACCTCGACATCATCTCAGCGCCGATGGACATGCTTGGCGTGAACTACTACTCCGAGCACTACGTCAGCGCGTCGCCGAACGGCAGTGACAGCGCGCCGTCGCCGTGGGTCGGCGTGCAGCACGCGTCGTTCCCCCGCCGTGACGCTCCCCGCACCGACATGGACTGGGAAGTCCACCCGGACGGCCTCACCGCCGTGCTGCTGCGGCTGCACCACGACTACCCGCGCCTTCCGCTCTACATCACCGAGAACGGTGCCGCGTTCCGCGACGACTTCTCGGTCAACGGCGCGATCGACGACGTCGACCGGACCGGGTTCATCGCCTCGCACCTGCGTGCGGCGCACACGGCCATCGAGGCGGGCGTCGACCTGCGCGGCTACTTCTGCTGGTCGCTGCTGGACAACTTCGAGTGGGCAGAGGGGTACGCGAAGCGGTTCGGCATCGTCCACGTCGACTACGCGACCCAGGCCCGCACGCCGAAGATGAGTGCGAGGTGGTTCAGCCGGGTGGCCCGCGACAACGCGTTGGTCGCCGTCTCATGA
- a CDS encoding LacI family DNA-binding transcriptional regulator, translating to MTEGRSRRPGPRIEEVARVAGVSKSTVSRVINGEKYVSDRSRQSVHRAIALLGYSPNHAARTLAGSKANAIALVISEQGSRVLADPFFAGVLRGVHAELAGRHVQLLLMMNQPMDGEDQVAYLTGGHVDGALVVSLHGEDPLPRTLHEAGLPIVVGGRPLVGGTVPFVDSDNFNGSLEAVRLLVSLGREKIATIAGPRDMAVGMDRLSGWRCGLAEHGLGVSLVVHSDFTPEAGALAMEELLRRAPDLDAVFVAADIMALGALRVLQARGYRIPADVAVVGFDDSVLASNAVPPLTTVRQDLEQFGRTMTWRLLAELAGEDKLPLSMLLPTSLVRRASA from the coding sequence ATGACGGAAGGCAGGAGTCGCCGCCCCGGCCCGCGCATCGAGGAGGTAGCGCGCGTGGCCGGGGTGTCGAAGTCCACCGTCTCGCGGGTCATCAACGGCGAGAAGTACGTGAGCGACCGGTCGCGCCAGTCCGTGCACCGCGCGATCGCCCTGCTCGGGTACAGCCCCAACCACGCCGCGCGCACGCTGGCCGGTTCCAAGGCCAACGCGATCGCGCTGGTGATCTCCGAGCAGGGCAGCCGCGTGCTGGCCGACCCGTTCTTCGCCGGCGTGCTGCGCGGGGTGCACGCCGAGCTGGCCGGGCGGCACGTGCAGCTCCTGCTGATGATGAACCAGCCGATGGACGGCGAGGACCAGGTCGCCTACCTCACCGGCGGGCACGTGGACGGCGCGCTCGTCGTGAGCCTGCACGGCGAGGACCCGTTGCCGCGGACGTTGCACGAGGCGGGGCTGCCCATCGTGGTGGGCGGCCGCCCCCTCGTGGGCGGCACCGTCCCGTTCGTCGACTCGGACAACTTCAACGGCTCGCTCGAAGCCGTGCGCCTGCTCGTGTCGCTGGGCCGGGAGAAGATCGCCACCATCGCGGGCCCGCGCGACATGGCGGTGGGCATGGACCGGCTCAGCGGCTGGCGGTGCGGCCTCGCCGAGCACGGCCTGGGCGTGTCCCTGGTGGTGCACAGCGACTTCACCCCGGAAGCAGGCGCGCTGGCGATGGAGGAGCTGCTGCGGCGGGCACCCGACCTCGACGCGGTGTTCGTCGCGGCGGACATCATGGCGCTCGGTGCCCTGCGCGTGCTGCAGGCCCGCGGCTACCGCATCCCGGCCGACGTGGCGGTGGTCGGGTTCGACGACTCGGTGCTCGCCTCGAACGCCGTGCCGCCGCTGACCACCGTGCGGCAGGACCTGGAGCAGTTCGGCCGCACGATGACCTGGCGGCTGCTCGCGGAGCTGGCCGGCGAGGACAAGCTGCCGCTGTCGATGCTGCTGCCGACCTCGCTGGTGCGGCGGGCGAGCGCCTGA
- a CDS encoding NADPH-dependent FMN reductase yields MAVRILTLVGSLRAGSHNRRLAEAAVQIAPEHVEVGLFEGLDAVPFYNEDIDAEGTVPAQAAKLRDAAKEADALLLVSPEYNGTIPAVLKNAIDWLSRPYGAGALSGKPVAVVGTAFGQYGGVWAQDEARKAVRIAGADVAEDLTLSIPGSVVRFADLHPVEDPEVTEKLGVVIEGLAARV; encoded by the coding sequence ATGGCCGTCCGCATCCTCACCCTCGTCGGCAGCCTCCGCGCCGGATCGCACAACCGCAGGCTCGCCGAGGCCGCCGTGCAGATCGCGCCGGAGCACGTCGAGGTCGGCCTGTTCGAAGGCCTGGACGCCGTGCCGTTCTACAACGAGGACATCGACGCCGAGGGCACCGTGCCCGCACAGGCCGCCAAGCTGCGCGACGCCGCGAAGGAGGCCGACGCGCTGCTGCTGGTCTCGCCCGAGTACAACGGCACCATCCCCGCGGTGCTGAAGAACGCCATCGACTGGCTCTCCCGCCCTTACGGCGCCGGTGCGCTGTCCGGCAAGCCGGTCGCCGTCGTCGGCACCGCGTTCGGCCAGTACGGCGGCGTGTGGGCGCAGGACGAGGCCCGCAAGGCCGTCCGCATCGCCGGCGCCGACGTCGCCGAGGACCTGACGTTGTCGATCCCGGGCTCGGTGGTCCGGTTCGCCGACCTGCACCCGGTGGAGGACCCCGAGGTGACCGAGAAGCTGGGCGTGGTCATCGAGGGCCTGGCCGCACGCGTCTGA
- a CDS encoding TetR/AcrR family transcriptional regulator, which translates to MIDSTSLPLVGAGRPLRADAVRNQARLLEAAARLAAERGAAALTMEAVAVAAGVGKGTVSRRFGDRNGLLQALLDHAERQFQEAFLSGPPRWAPNPALLTGCTRSDRPCCTTSAPTSTSTWPRNPGPAGGSRSRPSGCGTPTS; encoded by the coding sequence GTGATCGACAGCACATCCCTGCCCCTCGTCGGTGCGGGCAGACCCCTGCGCGCGGACGCGGTGCGCAACCAGGCCAGGCTGCTGGAGGCGGCGGCCCGGCTGGCGGCCGAACGCGGCGCGGCGGCCCTCACGATGGAGGCGGTCGCGGTAGCGGCCGGGGTCGGCAAGGGCACGGTGTCGCGGCGCTTCGGCGACCGCAACGGGCTGCTGCAGGCCCTGCTCGACCACGCGGAACGGCAGTTCCAGGAGGCGTTCCTGAGCGGCCCGCCCCGTTGGGCCCCCAACCCCGCGCTGCTGACCGGCTGCACGCGTTCGGACCGGCCCTGCTGCACCACGAGCGCGCCCACCTCGACCTCTACCTGGCCGCGGAACCCGGGCCCGGCCGGCGGTTCGCGGTCCCGGCCAAGCGGCTGCGGCACGCCCACGTCGTGA